A genomic stretch from Neodiprion fabricii isolate iyNeoFabr1 chromosome 3, iyNeoFabr1.1, whole genome shotgun sequence includes:
- the LOC124177868 gene encoding uncharacterized protein LOC124177868 isoform X2, giving the protein MQCSTLALTFVFTLALGACRSSPMPSQPGAPSPVSVNELITKAQTDIAKLGTDLHEVLIRPNYDAVVKALKERSSVFVTNVQSYIEQMTKDMRIGGPDMGKMWDDFSNKLTKATDNISVYMPANNGEISQLVSKFLGGSGATVKQSESTTETTNGAVDLTYKNIPKLPKKVVEITAGAAKDLKSEIKDKTLKFTL; this is encoded by the exons ATGCAGTGTTCGACTCTCGCTCTGACGTTCGTCTTCACCCTGGCTCTCGGCGCGTGTCGAAGCTCTCCGATGCCCTCGCAACCAGGTGCTCCCAGCCCCGTATCCGTGAACGAATTGATAACCAAGGCTCAAACCGACATCGCGAAGCTTGGTACCGACCTCCACGAGGTCCTGATTCGCCCCAACTATGACGCCGTTGTCAAAGCTCTGAAGGAGCGCAGCTCGGTCTTCGTCACCAACGTCCAGAGCTACATCGAACAGATGACCAAGGAT ATGAGGATCGGGGGTCCTGACATGGGAAAGATGTGGGACGATTTCAGTAACAAACTGACCAAGGCAACGGACAACATTTCAGTTTATATGCCAGCAAACAatggtgaaatttctcaacttGTGTCCAAATTCCTGGGAGGATCAGGTGCTACAGTGAAACAGTCGGAATCGACTACGGAGACCACCAACGGGGCAGTCGATCTAacctataaaaatattccgaaaCTGCCGAAGAAGGTGGTTGAGATTACGGCCGGGGCCGCCAAAGACCTCAAATCAGAGATTAAAGACAAAACTTTGAAGTTCACATTGTAG
- the LOC124177868 gene encoding uncharacterized protein LOC124177868 isoform X1, translated as MQCSTLALTFVFTLALGACRSSPMPSQPGAPSPVSVNELITKAQTDIAKLGTDLHEVLIRPNYDAVVKALKERSSVFVTNVQSYIEQMTKDTLLLNLELFLETLVQFVHRMRIGGPDMGKMWDDFSNKLTKATDNISVYMPANNGEISQLVSKFLGGSGATVKQSESTTETTNGAVDLTYKNIPKLPKKVVEITAGAAKDLKSEIKDKTLKFTL; from the exons ATGCAGTGTTCGACTCTCGCTCTGACGTTCGTCTTCACCCTGGCTCTCGGCGCGTGTCGAAGCTCTCCGATGCCCTCGCAACCAGGTGCTCCCAGCCCCGTATCCGTGAACGAATTGATAACCAAGGCTCAAACCGACATCGCGAAGCTTGGTACCGACCTCCACGAGGTCCTGATTCGCCCCAACTATGACGCCGTTGTCAAAGCTCTGAAGGAGCGCAGCTCGGTCTTCGTCACCAACGTCCAGAGCTACATCGAACAGATGACCAAGGAT ACACTGCTGTTGAACTTGGAACTGTTTCTCGAAACTCTGGTCCAATTTGTACACAga ATGAGGATCGGGGGTCCTGACATGGGAAAGATGTGGGACGATTTCAGTAACAAACTGACCAAGGCAACGGACAACATTTCAGTTTATATGCCAGCAAACAatggtgaaatttctcaacttGTGTCCAAATTCCTGGGAGGATCAGGTGCTACAGTGAAACAGTCGGAATCGACTACGGAGACCACCAACGGGGCAGTCGATCTAacctataaaaatattccgaaaCTGCCGAAGAAGGTGGTTGAGATTACGGCCGGGGCCGCCAAAGACCTCAAATCAGAGATTAAAGACAAAACTTTGAAGTTCACATTGTAG